Below is a window of Pelagicoccus albus DNA.
GTCGATCGCGGATTGGATGGCCTCGGTGTTCATGGTTTCGCCATCACCTACCGCTCCGAACTCGGTTACGAGAAAGCGGGACTTGCTGGATAAATTCTCATGTTCGATAGAACTCTGCCCCCAAGTAAGCGAACTGGTGACGGCTATAAATAGGGATAATATAAATTGTTTTTTGGGGTTCATTTCAAATTACGTTCTCTCTCCTCTTTTTCAGCTTTAGATAGTTTGGAATAAGCTTTGTACAATTGCCTCCAACTACGCCCATTCGAGTTTAGATAATCTTCATTCTTGGTTTTATAGATCTCAAATATGGCAGAGATCTGTTTCATGTTTTTATAATCAACTGCCATTTCCCGAGCTTGTTCGAGGTTTGATTGCAAAACGGCGATTACCTTCTCGGTCAAGTCAGGCACAATCATACGGTAAGCTTTCATAGTGAAGGGCACCTTCCCTACCGTATACTTGTCGAGAATGGCCTGTACCTGAGCCTCCTCCAAATCAGCCCTTAGACCAGTCATCAATGCCTCGTGCGTGGACCCTGGCATGGCGGAATCCGCGATGATCGAACGATCCAGTTTACTCAGACGTTCGCCAGTTTTGGGATTGATCCCGGCAGGTACCGAATCGGCAGGATGACTGTTATGCCAATTACGAACCGCAATAAGGTGGGTGGCCACGACCTCAGTCAGGCGATCTGCTTTCACCTCATCATCGAGCTCCAGGCTCGCGACCCAAGAGGCCGCCTTTTCGTAACGTTCCTGATCTGCTGCCGATACTTCTTCAGCCTGCGCCCTACCAGCGATTGCCAATAGCAAGGCAACTCCAATCCAAATACGTTTCATCTCATTCATTTTCATAATCTCTCAACCAATTCATTTGCTGATCGTAGTCCCACTTAACCTTGTCCTCTAAGGTTCGCTCCCAGGGCTTGGCGTCCCACATGGAAGAGCCAGCTTCGTAATAAAGCCGGGCGTATCGTACCAAGCGATCGTAGAGGCGAACGCTCTCTGTCATGCTTTCCCTAAAGTCCTCGGCAAATTCAGGATCCCCCGTTAGCTCCAGCATACGTTTTTGAAAGGCAGCCAATATTTTGATGCGATAATACTTGGCCGTCAGGACCAGGCACTGGCTGTCCTGCACGAAACGGCGGCGTTCCTCCAAATCGAGACCGGGCAATGCCACCGCTTCCTCCGCCAGCCGCTGGGATTGCTCCGCCATCGCTAAATACAGATCCGCGAGTTCGATGGGAGTAACAAACTCGCTGGTATCACGACCGGTGTGCAAGTAGTTCGCAAACTGTGAGACCGGCATAGAACGGGGGTCTTTCAATTCGTCGAGTCCGTACTGCTCGGCGTATAGGTCTAGTGTAAGCTGATCGATCGGACGGCTGTAGTAGCGCTGCCCAGTATGGCCTGTGGCTCCTTCGATAGGTCCTTCATCCAAACTCAGACGCGAACCGAGAATCTCATCTACATCGGTCTGCACACGAGCGATAGAGGCAGGGAAAAAATTACCGAAACGCACCGCGGTCATATTCTGCAACCCTGGCAAAATCGGGCCTGTCAAATCATACCATTCCCGCAAAAGCCCTCCTATTTCGGGATTATCAAACTTTCTGCCCAGCCAATCAGCCGCCCAACGTTCTTCTTCTCCCTCGTCTCGATGGGCTTTCCAAAGATAGCGTCCCTCTAATAAATGCCACAGCTCATCACGTTCGTAGGCGAGCAGAGAAGCGTCTCCGTCATTCACGATATCCACGGTCTCGGGCCAAACCCAAGCTTGCGGGGGATAGAACCAAGAGCCCATGAACATGCCGGCATCCTTCCAATGCCCTACCATTTCGCTAAAAAGCTTGGGGCTTCCAACCCGATACGGAACCGCATCCGCGGGATCGTGTAAATTGACAATGTGCCCCTTAAGAACTCCTCGCCATTTCTCGTGACGCTGATCTGGCCAAGGACTGGTAATGGTTTCGTCGTTGTGCTTAAGCTCCGAATACAAGTTATCGTAGAGCTTCGGCAACGCTGCTTGAAAATCGGGATCTAGCGACCAATCGCGAATGATGAGCTTCGGATTCTTCCCACTTTCAAGGGCCGTCTTGAAAATAACCGACTCGAACCACTCCTGTTGTTTCTCCAAAGCCAGCGACTCGCCCGGACAGATGTAGAGTCCGACATTCGGGAATGTCTCAAAATACCTTCTGAGCAGCGTCCGATAATAGTCCGTCACAAACTGGTCGGGCACTTCGTAGCGAGTAGGATGCTCTCCTTCCCGCCCCATTGCCTTCGCGAGATCATCGCTCACATGGATATTGTAGAAATGAGTCAGGATGGTGATGTTTCGCTTCTCGCATTCCATACTGAGCCAGCGAAACTGCTCCTGGTTTTCGTGAATCTGCTCTTTGGTAAACCGAGAGGCATTCGGATACTCGGGCAAATCCAAGATATGGGGAAACAAATGCCCCGACCAGAGCACTAGCGTATTCAATCGTGCTGACAAAAGATAGTCCAGGTAATCGACCCACAACTCCTGATCGTAGAACCAAGGAAAAATATCCGGATGCAGCTCACTCTGATAATCCCAACTCTGACTCAACATCATTAAGACCGCACCGCGAATTTCGAAATCCGGGTCGCCTTCCGCTTCGACGACACTGTGCAGTGAAGCCAGTTCATTTGCTCCGTACAAGATTCCTGCATCACCACCTGCAAAGAGTTTCCATCCGTCTCCATCTCGCTCTAACTTAAAGCCTTCCTCTGATTCGAACTCACCGGAGTACGAAATACTCACCTTCGAGCTAAGTGAGCTTTCGGCCAGTAGTTCATCGGCATAATTTCGAACTGCAGAATCAGAGCCCAGTGCCCAATGGGCAATGACAAGAAAAAGCAGGAGATAGGCCCAAAGGCCTCGGCGGCTTCGAAGCAATACGTCCACCTTACTTTCCGTCCTTTCCAAAGTGCTCTCTGGCTCGATCCACCACAATCGCCAGCAAGATCAGCCCACCAAGCAAGGTATTCGAATAGTTGTCGTTTATCTTAAGAATGACCAAGGCATGCTGTATCAGCTTGAAGATGACAGCTCCGACCAAGATACCCAAAGGTGAGATCAGACTGCCGCTCAAACCAGTCCCTCCAATGATCGCGACCGCGAAGGAAATGATCAGCCAATCGTCTCCCGTCTGAGGAGCCGCGTTACCAGACCAAGATGCCCACATTATTGCGGCCAAAGCGGAAAAGCACCCTGACAGCACGTGAGCCACCACCACCATTCTCTTGGTATTGATCCCCGATAGCCGAGCCGCATCGCTATTGCTTCCGGTGGCAAGCAGTCTCCGACCTAAAACGGTATTGCGATACAAATACGATATCCACCAAAGAATGGCGAGGACGATGATGGTCATAAACGGCAACCAACCTCCCAGCCCACCTTGGCCGAGCCACCAGAACCCTTCTGGGATCGTATAGGAATTCCCGCCTGAAATCCCGCTTCTTAGCCCCATGTAGACAAACATCATCGAGAGCGTCACAATAAAGGCGTCGATCTTGAAGCGCGTTATGATGATGCCGTTTAGCAGACCGGTTAAAGGTCCGATGGCAAAGACTAAGGGCACCGCGATCCACGGAGACAGGTCTGCGAACTCTGGAGATATCGCGAGACCAAGGCCGACCGTGATGATGCTGCCAATCGCTCCGACCGTTAAGTTCAAGTCTCCCACCGCGAGGCAAACCGCCTGCGACATTGCCACCAAAACATAAAAGGCAACATACCGGCTTTGACTGAAAAACGTATCCTGCGTCAGGAAACTGGGAGTCGCCACCGCCATCGCTACCATCAAAATACCGGCAAAAAGTATTAAGCCTAAAGTCCGGCTATTGACCCAATCTTTCTGACCAAACCCTGTCACCGTTTTTGCACTACTTGTTTCCATTTGAATAAATTTATTTTGGCTTGAGTTCGAGAATCCCGTTTCTTGCTCACTCACTACACCAAGTACTTTCCAATTTCCTCGCTCACCGTATCATAGCTCTTAGCCTCCCGATCGACATCGACGACCTCTCCTACTATTTCCAATTCTCGGAAGACTAGGATCCGATTCGTCATTCGGACGACCTCAGGCAGGTCGGAAGAGATCACGATAATCGACTTCCCTTCCTTCTCAGCCAGGTCCCAGATAAGCTTATGGATCTGCTCCTTAGCACCGACATCGACTCCTACCGTCGGCTCATCGATTATCAGAATATCGCAATCCGCTGCCAACCACTTGCCGATGCTAACTTTTTGCTGATTCCCCCCGCTAAGAGCTCCCACGTATTGGTCAAGACTCGGAGTCTTCACGCTCATAGCGGCCGCCTGGGTCTGAGCGATCCCGCCCTCGATCAGCTCATCGATCTTTCGAGTCACTGCATTTCGGATACGTGGCCAAACGGGAAGTGTGATATTGGAAAGGATGGGATCATCCAGCAGCAAGCCCTCTTCCTTTCGGTTCTCCGTCACATATCCAATCCTGTAAGTGTAGAGGCATTCCTCCACGCTCCCGATCGAGACAGGTTCACCTCGTACAAATACTTCTCCCGTGTCCCTGTGGTCTTCTCCTATCAAAATGCGGGCTAGCTCGGTGCGTCCGCTCCCGACCAAACCGTAAAAACCGAGAACTTCACCTTTGTGCAATTTGAAGGAAGAACGCTTCGCTTTGCCTTCGCGGCAAACGTCTCGCGCTTCGAGCACAACTTCGGAAAAATCGGGATGCAGAAGCCCGAGATGATCAACGCTGCAACTCCGACCGATCATCATACTGATCAACTCCTCTTGCGTCAGGCCTTCGATCATCCGTTCTCCGATGAATTGACCATCCCGCAGAACGCTAACCCGATCGCACATCTCAAACACTTCTTCCAGTTTATGAGAGACAAAAATCAAGGCGACTTCCTCTCGTCTTAGGTCTTCCAATACACGAAACAAACGCTTTGCTTCATGCTCCGTAAGCGAACTGGTCGGTTCGTCGAGCAACAGCACCCGCACATCAGCCGACAGGGCTTTGGCAATTTGGATCTGCTGCTTCTGAGCGGCACTGAGCCCGGCCGCCATGGATTCGGCTTCGACTTCCAAGCCCACCATTTTCATGTATTTGCGAGCCTCGCTATAAACCGTTTCCCAATCGATCACGCCCCAACGATTGGCATTCAGCTTATCGATCATAATGTTCTCGGCCACGGAAGCGTCCGGAATCACATGCAGCTCTTGGTGCACGATCCCGATCCCCTTTGCGAGGCTGTCACGGTAATTCTCGAGTCGAATCGTTTGCCCATCGTAACGGATTTCGCCCGAATCAGGTTTGTGAATACCGGTCACTATTTTGATAGCGGTACTCTTTCCAGCTCCGTTCTCCCCTATCAAGCCATGGATTTCCCCTGCCCGAAAATGGAGCGACACATCATCGAGAGCTTTTACGCCCGGGAAAGTCTTAGTTATGTTTCGTAGCTCGAGCACGAGAATCCTCCATTTCTTTCCTATGGTTGGACAAGATATCGTCCCTTCAGCTCCGCGACGATCTGTTCCGTAACCTGCTGGATTCCGGATTGAAAGTCATCGACGTTGTCTTTGGTCACAACGACCGACCCCGAGTCGATAAACTGGTATGGCTCCACAGGTTTCCAGCCTTGCTGCATGAGATCGATTAAAGCGCAGGAGATGTAACCGTGACCAAATGGGTTTTGGGCTAAGGTCGCGTCGACATAGCCAAGTCGAATCGCCTCCAATACTCTTTCATCCGTATCTAGGCCCACAAAGTGAATACGCTTCGTGCCACTCTTGGCATTTCGCTCCGAAAGCAGGACCGAGGCAGCAACAGTCGTCGTATATCCCGTACATACGACTCCGTCTACTTCGTCGCCTCGAGCCACCAACGCGCTCTCGATTTTTTCGCGGGCCT
It encodes the following:
- a CDS encoding DUF3826 domain-containing protein; this encodes MNEMKRIWIGVALLLAIAGRAQAEEVSAADQERYEKAASWVASLELDDEVKADRLTEVVATHLIAVRNWHNSHPADSVPAGINPKTGERLSKLDRSIIADSAMPGSTHEALMTGLRADLEEAQVQAILDKYTVGKVPFTMKAYRMIVPDLTEKVIAVLQSNLEQAREMAVDYKNMKQISAIFEIYKTKNEDYLNSNGRSWRQLYKAYSKLSKAEKEERERNLK
- a CDS encoding ABC transporter permease; amino-acid sequence: METSSAKTVTGFGQKDWVNSRTLGLILFAGILMVAMAVATPSFLTQDTFFSQSRYVAFYVLVAMSQAVCLAVGDLNLTVGAIGSIITVGLGLAISPEFADLSPWIAVPLVFAIGPLTGLLNGIIITRFKIDAFIVTLSMMFVYMGLRSGISGGNSYTIPEGFWWLGQGGLGGWLPFMTIIVLAILWWISYLYRNTVLGRRLLATGSNSDAARLSGINTKRMVVVAHVLSGCFSALAAIMWASWSGNAAPQTGDDWLIISFAVAIIGGTGLSGSLISPLGILVGAVIFKLIQHALVILKINDNYSNTLLGGLILLAIVVDRAREHFGKDGK
- a CDS encoding ATP-binding cassette domain-containing protein; its protein translation is MLELRNITKTFPGVKALDDVSLHFRAGEIHGLIGENGAGKSTAIKIVTGIHKPDSGEIRYDGQTIRLENYRDSLAKGIGIVHQELHVIPDASVAENIMIDKLNANRWGVIDWETVYSEARKYMKMVGLEVEAESMAAGLSAAQKQQIQIAKALSADVRVLLLDEPTSSLTEHEAKRLFRVLEDLRREEVALIFVSHKLEEVFEMCDRVSVLRDGQFIGERMIEGLTQEELISMMIGRSCSVDHLGLLHPDFSEVVLEARDVCREGKAKRSSFKLHKGEVLGFYGLVGSGRTELARILIGEDHRDTGEVFVRGEPVSIGSVEECLYTYRIGYVTENRKEEGLLLDDPILSNITLPVWPRIRNAVTRKIDELIEGGIAQTQAAAMSVKTPSLDQYVGALSGGNQQKVSIGKWLAADCDILIIDEPTVGVDVGAKEQIHKLIWDLAEKEGKSIIVISSDLPEVVRMTNRILVFRELEIVGEVVDVDREAKSYDTVSEEIGKYLV